A section of the Sphingomonas ginsenosidivorax genome encodes:
- a CDS encoding head-tail connector protein produces MSGAIPPGVIADAVAAAMLWLRLESDEGVLAGLAETAILTAEAFLGTIIVPRDESAGWDAVPAPIALGVAMLVAHLFEARGGDAAPPEGVAALWRPYRQVRL; encoded by the coding sequence ATGAGCGGAGCGATTCCGCCGGGCGTGATCGCGGATGCGGTCGCGGCGGCGATGCTGTGGTTGCGGCTGGAGAGCGACGAGGGGGTGCTGGCGGGGCTGGCGGAGACCGCGATCCTGACCGCGGAGGCGTTTCTGGGGACCATCATCGTGCCGCGCGACGAGAGTGCGGGGTGGGATGCGGTGCCCGCGCCGATTGCCTTGGGGGTGGCGATGCTGGTCGCGCATCTGTTCGAGGCGCGCGGCGGCGATGCGGCGCCGCCTGAGGGGGTGGCGGCGTTGTGGCGGCCCTATCGGCAGGTGCGGCTGTGA
- the gp17 gene encoding tail completion protein gp17 yields MSARSALQAAIVARLGTVAGLRVFDAPPLRGGVPYAVVEEPVLQQADAVGIAGRTGTVSVVAHDAGERPVRLRALVAGVDAALETMAGDVGEGWRLVGVRLARSRLARVGDDRWRGVSEFAVRLYRES; encoded by the coding sequence GTGAGCGCGCGCAGCGCGCTGCAGGCGGCGATCGTGGCGCGGCTGGGGACGGTCGCGGGCCTGCGCGTGTTCGACGCGCCGCCGCTGCGCGGGGGGGTGCCCTACGCGGTGGTCGAGGAGCCGGTGCTGCAACAGGCGGACGCAGTGGGGATCGCCGGGCGGACCGGCACGGTGAGCGTCGTCGCGCACGATGCGGGCGAGCGGCCGGTGCGGCTGCGGGCCCTGGTGGCGGGCGTCGACGCGGCGCTGGAGACGATGGCGGGCGATGTCGGCGAGGGGTGGCGGCTGGTCGGCGTGCGGCTGGCGCGCAGCCGGCTCGCGCGCGTCGGCGACGATCGCTGGCGGGGTGTGAGCGAGTTTGCGGTGCGACTGTATCGGGAGAGCTGA
- a CDS encoding phage tail tube protein, whose translation MAVEKGSAFLLKVGNGAAPVAYATVAGLRTTQLIVNGETVVVTTKESGGWRELLSGAGVRHVSVAGAGVFTGSAAETRIRANALTGVIDDYRLSFESGETMTGKFLVSRLDYAGDFNGERSYTLSLESSGAVVAA comes from the coding sequence ATGGCGGTGGAGAAGGGGAGTGCGTTCCTACTCAAGGTCGGGAACGGGGCGGCGCCGGTGGCCTATGCGACCGTCGCGGGGCTGCGGACGACGCAGCTGATCGTCAACGGCGAGACGGTGGTGGTGACGACCAAGGAGTCGGGCGGGTGGCGCGAGCTGCTGTCGGGCGCGGGCGTGCGGCATGTCAGCGTGGCGGGGGCGGGCGTGTTCACCGGGTCGGCGGCGGAGACGCGGATCCGGGCGAACGCGCTCACCGGGGTGATCGACGATTACCGGCTGAGCTTCGAGAGCGGCGAGACGATGACGGGCAAGTTCCTGGTGTCGCGGCTCGATTATGCCGGGGATTTCAACGGCGAGCGCTCCTACACGCTGAGCCT